Proteins found in one Triticum urartu cultivar G1812 chromosome 4, Tu2.1, whole genome shotgun sequence genomic segment:
- the LOC125550404 gene encoding serine/threonine-protein kinase STE20-like: MAENIDLVLEFLKKNRFAKAEAALRGELSATNGQTQRRAAEPSPKEEDERDGSEVGSAAGPRGAASSVRSADSSREFIVKEIDVGGLANGSDGKKGLGIGLPLENSNTGDLYPWNFSIANSTVEQLAELLVSEEVPRHRRTSLTEKRDRGVGTEQPGPVLEQKVSFGRGKGKVDTAGRSEVNEPGHSSDKNLVPEKEEPLNGYAVKTVLPFPTEIPSSSYHNAHQDGNERKDTKKSVNADGSGKAAKRQPDEGSRQYYSGKSQSIVDHVADRCFDLQLMGNSQREEFPKLPPVRLKSEDKLVNMNWEEKIDHHGSGSNDPSTDHVFMIGSYLNVPIGQDITSSGGRRTVGSSWLSVSQGIAEDTPDMVFDTLGDDLLEYPNEYWDSDEYDDDDDVGYTRQPIEDETWFLAHEIDYPSDNEKPTGHTSGADRHDRPTKDDDDDQSFVEEDSYISGEQYFHGKNIAPIGTSERPIGHGIPDNDMIAQYDGQLLDSEELNLMHSEPVWQGFVSQNSELGMLGNGKFLNDSARPHPDDPFVEDDQHGSVRSIGVGISSDAADIGSEVRESLIGGSSEGDIEYFNESNLSVSGKRHSQQETEKKKVNANGAKQDQINYDIQKGNMPPGAAYGDGGFSFPPPLHSGKNAESDVKSSWSKKDDYSINDPDDCQNGTVSDDTLATWKKRNSVSSLRSSRDEMTSDVVRSRNSSASSALNNTYDEVEETMNARHQKLDDAQEEETGTTLDDEEAAALQEQVRQIKAQEEEFETFNLKIVHRKNRTGFEEDKNFHVVLNSVIAGRYHVTEYLGSAAFSKAIQAHDLHTGMDVCVKIIKNNKDFFDQSLDEIKLLKYVNKHDPADKYHLLRLYDYFYYREHLLIVCELLKANLYEFQKFNRESGGEVYFTMPRLQSIAIQCLESLQFLHGLGLIHCDLKPENILVKSYSRCEIKVIDLGSSCFETDHLCSYVQSRSYRAPEVILGLPYDKKIDIWSLGCILAELCTGNVLFQNDSPATLLARVMGIIGSIEQAMLAQGRDTYKYFTKNHMLYERNQESSRLEYLIPKKTSLRHRLPMADQGFIEFVSYLLEVNPKKRPSALEALKHPWLSFPYEPISS; the protein is encoded by the exons ATGGCGGAGAACATCGATCTGGTGCTGGAGTTCCTCAAGAAGAACCGGTTCGCCAAGGCTGAGGCCGCCCTCCGCGGGGAGCTCAGTGCCACCAACGGGCAGACGCAGAGGCGTGCCGCTGAGCCCTCGCCCAAGGAGGAGGACGAGCGGGACGGCTCCGAGGTGGGCTCTGCCGCGGGGCCGAGAGGCGCTGCTTCTTCCGTGAGAAGCGCGGACTCGTCGAGGGAGTTCATTGTCAAGGAGATTGACGTTGGAGGCCTGGCGAATGGATCTGATGGGAAGAAGGGGCTGGGGATTGGCCTGCCTCTGGAGAACAGCAACACAGGGGATCTGTACCCGTGGAACTTCAGCATTGCCAACAGCACCGTGGAGCAGCTGGCCGAGCTTCTGGTGTCTGAGGAAGTGCCGAGGCATCGCCGCACATCGTTAACTGAGAAGAGGGACCGTGGTGTTGGGACCGAGCAGCCTGGTCCGGTGCTGGAGCAGAAGGTTTCGTTTGGAAGAGGGAAGGGGAAAGTTGATACCGCAGGGAGAAGTGAAGTCAATGAACCAGGCCATTCGAGTGACAAGAATCTGGTCCCAGAAAAGGAGGAGCCCTTGAATGGCTATGCAGTCAAGACGGTGCTTCCATTTCCTACAGAGATCCCGTCGTCTAGTTACCATAATGCGCACCAGGATGGAAATGAGAGGAAAGATACGAAGAAGAGCGTCAATGCCGATGGTTCGGGAAAAGCAGCAAAGAGGCAGCCTGATGAGGGGAGCAGGCAGTATTACTCAGGGAAGTCCCAGAGTATTGTAGACCACGTTGCTGACCGATGCTTCGATCTGCAGCTCATGGGAAATAGCCAACGTGAGGAGTTTCCAAAGTTGCCTCCTGTGCGGCTCAAGTCTGAGGATAAGCTTGTTAATATGAACTGGGAGGAGAAGATCGATCATCATGGATCTGGATCCAACGACCCTAGTACTGACCATGTCTTTATGATTGGGTCTTATCTTAATGTTCCCATTGGGCAGGACATTACATCATCAG GTGGAAGACGCACGGTTGGCAGTAGTTGGTTATCCGTCAGCCAAGGCATTGCAGAGGATACTCCTGAcatggtttttgacacacttgGTGATGATTTGCTTGAGTATCCAAATGAGTATTGGGACTCTGATGAGTATGACGATGACGACGATGTTGGCTACACCCGACAACCAATTGAGGATGAAACTTGGTTTCTTGCACATGAGATTGACTATCCTAGTGACAATGAGAAGCCAACTGGTCACACAAGTGGCGCTGATCGACATGATCGTCCTACaaaggatgatgacgatgaccaATCATTTGTTGAAGAGGATTCTTACATATCTGGTGAGCAGTATTTTCATGGGAAAAACATCGCACCGATAGGTACTTCGGAGCGGCCAATAGGACATGGGATTCCTGATAATGATATGATAGCCCAGTATGATGGTCAACTTTTGGATTCAGAAGAACTAAATTTGATGCATTCTGAACCAGTATGGCAGGGTTTTGTGTCACAGAATAGTGAACTAGGCATGTTAGGAAATGGGAAATTCCTTAATGATTCTGCACGACCTCATCCTGATGACCCTTTTGTTGAGGATGATCAGCACGGTTCAGTCAGGTCAATTGGTGTTGGTATAAGTAGTGATGCTGCTGACATTGGCAGTGAGGTGCGTGAAAGTCTGATTGGAGGAAGCAGTGAAGGGGACATAGAATACTTCAACGAAAGTAATCTGAGTGTTAGTGGAAAGAGACACTCTCAGCAAGAAACGGAAAAGAAAAAGGTTAATGCGAATGGAGCCAAACAGGACCAAATAAACTATGATATCCAAAAGGGCAATATGCCACCAGGAGCAGCTTATGGTGATGGTGGATTTTCTTTTCCACCGCCACTGCATTCTGGAAAAAATGCTGAATCAGATGTTAAGTCTTCATGGTCAAAGAAGGATGATTATTCAATCAATGATCCTGATGACTGTCAAAATGGCACGGTATCAGATGATACACTTGCCACATGGAAGAAAAGGAACAGTGTCTCTTCCCTAAGGAGCTCTCGAGATGAAATGACTTCTGATGTTGTTAGATCAAGAaactcaagcgcatcgtctgctCTGAACAATACTTATGATGAAGTGGAGGAAACAATGAATGCTCGTCATCAGAAACTAGATGATGCACAAGAAGAGGAGACCGGTACCACGTTAGATGACGAGGAAGCAGCAGCATTGCAAGAACAAGTAAGGCAGATAAAGGCCCAGGAGGAAGAATTTGAAACTTTCAATCTGAAGATTGTGCATAGGAAAAATAG AACTGGTTTCGAAGAAGACaaaaatttccatgttgttctcaATTCTGTTATTGCTGGTCGTTACCATGTCACGGAGTATTTGGGATCAGCAGCGTTCAGCAAAGCTATCCAGGCACATGATTTACACACAGGAATGGACGTGTGTGTTAAAATCATTAAGAACAACAAAGATTTTTTCGACCAGAGCCTTGATGAGATCAAGCTTCTGAAATATGTAAACAAGCATGACCCTGCGGACAAGTACCACCTTCTGCGTCTATATGATTACTTCTACTATCGG GAACATTTGTTGATAGTTTGCGAACTTCTGAAGGCAAATTTGTATGAATTTCAAAAGTTTAACAGAGAATCAGGAGGCGAGGTTTACTTTACGATGCCAAGATTACAG TCAATAGCCATTCAGTGTCTGGAGTCACTGCAGTTTTTGCATGGACTTGGTCTTATTCATTGTGATCTGAAGCCAGAGAACATATTGGTGAAGAGCTATAGTAGATGTGAAATTAAGGTCATTGACCTTGGCAGTAGCTGTTTTGAGACTGATCATCTATGCTCATACGTTCAATCGCGATCTTACCGTGCACCTGAGGTTATACTGGGCCTACCTTATGACAAAAAGATAGATATATGGTCACTTGGATGTATTCTAGCAGAACTTTGCACTGGGAAT GTTCTTTTTCAAAACGATTCTCCTGCGACATTACTTGCACGTGTGATGGGCATCATTGGTTCCATAGAACAAGCTATGCTTGCACAGGGGCGTGATACTTATAAATACTTCACAAAGAATCACATGTTGTATGAAAGAAATCAG GAAAGTAGCAGGCTAGAATACTTGATTCCAAAGAAGACATCATTGCGGCACCGCTTGCCCATGGCTGACCAAGGTTTCATCGAGTTTGTTTCATACCTTCTCGAGGTGAATCCGAAGAAGCGCCCAAGCGCCTTGGAAGCGTTGAAACACCCGTGGCTTTCTTTTCCTTACGAGCCAATATCGTCATGA